The genomic segment CTCTAGGGCCAGTTCTGCCATGTCGGCCTCAGTACATCCCGGGTGGCTACTGATGAAGTAGGGGATAATCTGCTGCTTCTTGCCGATGCGCTTGCATTCCTCGTCGAAGAATTCCTTGAACTTGTGGAACAGTGTAAAGCTGGGTTTGCGGATCAGCTTCAGCACTTCTTCCACGGTGTGTTCCGGGGCCACCTTCAGGCGGCCGCTGACGTGATAGTCGATAAGCTCGCGGGCGTATTCCTCATGGTCCTTTTGCAGGGCAGCGTCGTTGGTCTCCTGCAAAATCAAGTCGTAACGGACGCCACTGCCAATAAACAGGTGCTTGACCTTCGGGTGGTTTCGGACTTCGCGATACAAATCCAGAAGTTCCGCATGGCGGGTGTCCATGTTGTCGCAAATCTTGGGGGTGCAGCAGCTGGGGCGTGCGCACTTGGCGCAGCGGGAACGGTCGCGGCCACGCATCTTGTACATGTTGGCGCTGGGACCGCCCAGGTCCGTAATGGTGCCGGCGAAACCTTCCATGTTGGTGACGATTTCCACCTCACGCAAAATGCTTTCGCGGCTGCGGCTGGCGATGAACTTTCCCTGCTGGGCGTTGATGGCGCAGAAACTGCAACCGCCAAAGCAACCGCGGTGAGTATTGATGCTGAACTTGATCATCTCGAATGCAGGAATGTCACCGCGCTTCTTGTATCGCGGGTGAGGTGCTCGTGCGTACGGGTATTCAAAGCTTTCGTCCAGTTCGCCGTATTCCATAGGCGGGTAGGCCGGATTGATGACAACAGTCTTGTCGCCAACGTCTTGCAGAATGCGGCGCTGGAACATCTTGTTGCATTCGATGTCCACCTTGTTGTAGCTCTGGATCTGGGTCTTTTTGCTGGCCACACATTCTTCGTGGCTAGGCAGGCGCAGGTCTTCCCAGGAGGTTCCCAGTTCCTTGTGCTTGCCGGGAGCGGGAACCTTGTCCTTGTCCACAAGAACTGCAGTTTGGGGAATGTTCTTCAGGCTGCTGAAAGGAACGCCCTTTTTCAAGAGGCGTACAATTTCCTTCAGGGGCTTTTCGCCCATGCCGTACACCAAAATGTCTGCTTCCGTATCTGCCAAAATACTTGGCTTCAGACGGTCGCTCCAGTAATCGTAATGGGTCACGCGACGTAAGCTGCTTTCCAGGCCGCCAATCAAAAGCGGAACATCGGGGTAAAGCATCTTCACGATCTTTGCGTAAGTGTAGGTGGCGTAATCCGGGCGGAATCCGGCCTTGTTGCCGGCGGTAAAGGCGTCGTCACTGCGCAAGCGCTTTGCTGCAGTGTAGTGGTTCACCATGCTGTCCATGCCGCTACTGATGGCAAAGAACATTCGGGGCTTACCCAGCTTCTTAAAATCTCGTAGGTCATCGCGCCAGTTGGGCTGCGGCAAGATTGCCACACGCAGGCCTTCGTGCTCGAAAAGTCGAGCCACCACGGCATGGCCAAAACTGGGATGGTCCACATAACAGTCCGCGCTGATTACCACTACGTCAACGTAGTCCCAGCCAAGTTCGTCTAGATCTTCTTTGCAAATCGGTAAAAAGCGCGGATCGTACATAAGGGGAAAGATAGAAAAAGTCGAGCGTTGCAAAAAAAGCTAGTGCGT from the Fibrobacter sp. genome contains:
- a CDS encoding YgiQ family radical SAM protein, with product MYDPRFLPICKEDLDELGWDYVDVVVISADCYVDHPSFGHAVVARLFEHEGLRVAILPQPNWRDDLRDFKKLGKPRMFFAISSGMDSMVNHYTAAKRLRSDDAFTAGNKAGFRPDYATYTYAKIVKMLYPDVPLLIGGLESSLRRVTHYDYWSDRLKPSILADTEADILVYGMGEKPLKEIVRLLKKGVPFSSLKNIPQTAVLVDKDKVPAPGKHKELGTSWEDLRLPSHEECVASKKTQIQSYNKVDIECNKMFQRRILQDVGDKTVVINPAYPPMEYGELDESFEYPYARAPHPRYKKRGDIPAFEMIKFSINTHRGCFGGCSFCAINAQQGKFIASRSRESILREVEIVTNMEGFAGTITDLGGPSANMYKMRGRDRSRCAKCARPSCCTPKICDNMDTRHAELLDLYREVRNHPKVKHLFIGSGVRYDLILQETNDAALQKDHEEYARELIDYHVSGRLKVAPEHTVEEVLKLIRKPSFTLFHKFKEFFDEECKRIGKKQQIIPYFISSHPGCTEADMAELALETKQLGFQLEQVQDFTPTPMTVATEMFYAEMKPDGTPLYVAKTPEQKKAQKQFFFWYIPENRPQIRATLERLKLGKIGRLLLSRTAMAEGKNFSPSKEREENPEFRERDLQKRAERSAISIVPQKSGEKGRWENSARRERRQAEFGDKTWTPRHEQRNARRDDQRQEGRGNNRGNRREENNKEKRGNSQGKREFSPVQFSSKRRFGH